The Cherax quadricarinatus isolate ZL_2023a chromosome 31, ASM3850222v1, whole genome shotgun sequence genome contains a region encoding:
- the LOC128699476 gene encoding mucin-19, whose amino-acid sequence MRVQDMIVGDQQGTSTMVLLPPDGEESGPPPAVPTTNTSPVTITSEDTAGGTAGGTAGSDKSCGGSPASASALRYDSRVSLNLSPSGGFLSPLECSTPLGASGGSRTYCVLDCRYCRFVSEGRISPSGAASPLKSPMGRSPAASISPRGSPASVLFGTKLMSVGPTTTLVSSTGVSNVPGGSASFCSHLRFVVIMVIVPLIVSLVIFMLRRQVVTGQGPLTANIPLLQSKQRGFL is encoded by the exons ATGCGTGTGCAGGATATGATAGTCGGGGACCAGCAAGGAACCTCAACAATGGTTTTGTTGCCTCCTGACGGAGAAGAGTCTGGCCCGCCTCCTGCcgtccccaccaccaacacctcccccGTCACTATTACCAGCGAGGATACTGCAGGAGGCACCGCAGGAGGCACTGCCGGCAGCGACAAGTCTTGCGGAGGCTCACCAGCCTCAGCCTCGGCATTGAGGTACGACAGTCGTGTATCTCTCAACCTGTCACCGTCAGGAGGGTTCCTGTCGCCGCTGGAGTGCTCCACGCCCCTAGGAGCCTCCGGCGGCAGCCGCACCTACTGCGTCCTAGACTGCCGCTACTGCCGCTTCGTCAGCGAGGGCCGCATCTCACCCTCAGGGGCCGCCTCTCCCCTCAAGAGCCCCATGGGGAGGTCCCCAGCAGCCTCGATCTCACCCAGGGGATCACCAGCCA GTGTGCTGTTTGGCACCAAGTTAATGTCAGTTGGGCCAACTACGACCCTTGTATCTTCCACAGGTGTGTCTAATGTACCTGGAGGTAGCGCTAGTTTCTGCTCTCACCTCCGTTTCGTTGTTATAATGGTGATCGTCCCACTGATCGTTAGTTTGGTGATATTCATGTTGAGAAGGCAGGTGGTAACAGGCCAGGGCCCACTCACAGCAAATATCCCTCTTCTACAATCGAAGCAACGAGGCTTTCTGTAG